One Solea senegalensis isolate Sse05_10M unplaced genomic scaffold, IFAPA_SoseM_1 scf7180000017685, whole genome shotgun sequence genomic window carries:
- the si:ch211-176l24.4 gene encoding uncharacterized protein si:ch211-176l24.4 isoform X1 gives MFRTLLMSDFEERDFFWKSWKKKKKQQQKTKKKKKKKDDNDDNRVRDVMVEQKEKKPAHGLNDCLFLTQQKVKNSALCSKESQKKKKKKKKVVFDLSAGHVPIKRPTFVSSSPGSSRGQAQVSDDDVNSQDLFITQKIFRQPITELHSPEGQERSRTCLQDEDQSPVFTLQKTESLSFQRFTESKLTRVRRPDPLAASSTPPDVTDSQTQCCPSKRRSGGPSPLRHVTTQTENLFTPRLSSYLLFCQTRGAVQKVTPLDLSLPTRTRNHLGLDLSLPTRTRNHLDQRPASLPWSQVKAESSGDPRKDKSVDATASSEDGDPPCDTGRLDLTQVRAVQTRLNESFFFKTKGDEHAHRPESPLMKLTLGRDMKSRKSQRSGEGH, from the exons ATGTTCAGGACTTTACTCATGAGCGACTTTGAGGAGAGAGATTTCTTCTGGAAAtcctggaagaagaagaagaagcagcagcagaagacgaagaagaagaagaagaagaaggacgacaacgacgacaacagAGTGAGAGATGTGATGGTggagcagaaagaaaagaaaccggCTCATGGTTTAAACGACTGTTTGTTCTTGACGCAGCAGAAAGTAAAAAACTCTGCTCTCTGCAGTAAAGaatcacagaagaagaagaagaagaagaagaaggtggtgTTTGATTTGTCAGCAGGTCACGTCCCAATCAAACGTCCCACGTTTGTCTCCTCATCACCTGGAAGCAGCCGGGGTCAAGCACAGGTCAGCGACGATGACGTCAACAGTCAGGACCTCTTCATCACGCAGAAGATCTTCaggcagccaatcacagagctgcACTCCCCTGAAGGTCAGGAAAGGTCACGCACGTGTCTTCAGGACGAAGATCAGAGCCCGGTCTTCACGCTGCAGAAGACAGAATCTTTGTCTTTCCAAAGATTCACAGAGTCAAAACTCACACGGGTGAGAAGACCAGATCCACTGGCGGCAAGCTCCACCCCCCCGGATGTGACGGACTCACAGACGCAGTGCTGTCCGTCAAAGCGACGGTCAGGTGGACCTTCACCTCTTCGTCACGTGACCACACAGACGGAGAACTTGTTCACCCCCCGACTCTCCTCGTATCTCCTCTTCTGCCAAACACGTGGAGCCGTGCAAAAAGTCACGCCGCTGGACCTCAGTCTGCCCACCAGAACCAGGAACCACCTGGGCCTGGACCTGAGTCTGCCCACCAGAACCAGGAACCACCTGGACCAGAGACCGGCCTCTCTGCCATGGTCTCAGGTGAAGGCGGAGTCTTCAGGTGATCCGCGTAAAGACAAATCTGTCGACGCGACAGCGTCCAGCGAAGACGGTGATCCACCTTGTGACACAGGAAGACTAGACCTGACCcag GTCAGAGCTGTTCAGACCAGACTCAACGAGTCGTTCTTCTTCAAGACCAAAGGAGACGAACACGCACACAGACCCGAGTCTCCACTGATGAAGCTCACGCTGGGCAGAGACATGAAGAGCAGGAAGTCACAGAGGTCAGGGGAAGGTCACTGA
- the si:ch211-176l24.4 gene encoding uncharacterized protein si:ch211-176l24.4 isoform X2, with translation MSDFEERDFFWKSWKKKKKQQQKTKKKKKKKDDNDDNRVRDVMVEQKEKKPAHGLNDCLFLTQQKVKNSALCSKESQKKKKKKKKVVFDLSAGHVPIKRPTFVSSSPGSSRGQAQVSDDDVNSQDLFITQKIFRQPITELHSPEGQERSRTCLQDEDQSPVFTLQKTESLSFQRFTESKLTRVRRPDPLAASSTPPDVTDSQTQCCPSKRRSGGPSPLRHVTTQTENLFTPRLSSYLLFCQTRGAVQKVTPLDLSLPTRTRNHLGLDLSLPTRTRNHLDQRPASLPWSQVKAESSGDPRKDKSVDATASSEDGDPPCDTGRLDLTQVRAVQTRLNESFFFKTKGDEHAHRPESPLMKLTLGRDMKSRKSQRSGEGH, from the exons ATGAGCGACTTTGAGGAGAGAGATTTCTTCTGGAAAtcctggaagaagaagaagaagcagcagcagaagacgaagaagaagaagaagaagaaggacgacaacgacgacaacagAGTGAGAGATGTGATGGTggagcagaaagaaaagaaaccggCTCATGGTTTAAACGACTGTTTGTTCTTGACGCAGCAGAAAGTAAAAAACTCTGCTCTCTGCAGTAAAGaatcacagaagaagaagaagaagaagaagaaggtggtgTTTGATTTGTCAGCAGGTCACGTCCCAATCAAACGTCCCACGTTTGTCTCCTCATCACCTGGAAGCAGCCGGGGTCAAGCACAGGTCAGCGACGATGACGTCAACAGTCAGGACCTCTTCATCACGCAGAAGATCTTCaggcagccaatcacagagctgcACTCCCCTGAAGGTCAGGAAAGGTCACGCACGTGTCTTCAGGACGAAGATCAGAGCCCGGTCTTCACGCTGCAGAAGACAGAATCTTTGTCTTTCCAAAGATTCACAGAGTCAAAACTCACACGGGTGAGAAGACCAGATCCACTGGCGGCAAGCTCCACCCCCCCGGATGTGACGGACTCACAGACGCAGTGCTGTCCGTCAAAGCGACGGTCAGGTGGACCTTCACCTCTTCGTCACGTGACCACACAGACGGAGAACTTGTTCACCCCCCGACTCTCCTCGTATCTCCTCTTCTGCCAAACACGTGGAGCCGTGCAAAAAGTCACGCCGCTGGACCTCAGTCTGCCCACCAGAACCAGGAACCACCTGGGCCTGGACCTGAGTCTGCCCACCAGAACCAGGAACCACCTGGACCAGAGACCGGCCTCTCTGCCATGGTCTCAGGTGAAGGCGGAGTCTTCAGGTGATCCGCGTAAAGACAAATCTGTCGACGCGACAGCGTCCAGCGAAGACGGTGATCCACCTTGTGACACAGGAAGACTAGACCTGACCcag GTCAGAGCTGTTCAGACCAGACTCAACGAGTCGTTCTTCTTCAAGACCAAAGGAGACGAACACGCACACAGACCCGAGTCTCCACTGATGAAGCTCACGCTGGGCAGAGACATGAAGAGCAGGAAGTCACAGAGGTCAGGGGAAGGTCACTGA